GCTCCGCGATTGCCATGCTTGGCGACCGGCACTCCCGTCGCCGCGACGACGATGGACGCAATGGACGACACGTTGACGACGGCCCCGTACGGGTCTCCCCCGGTGCCGACGATGTCGAGCACCATGGGATCGATCGCGACGGGATGCGCGTGGCTGAGCGCCGCATCCCGGAACCCGACGATCTCGCCCACCGTCTCACCCTTGACGCGCAACGCGACGAGGAATGCCGCCAACTGCGCGTCGGTCGTCTCCCCCGCCATGACCTGTTCCATGGCCCACGTGGCCTCGGCGATCGACAGATCCTGCCCCTCGATGAGTCGTGTGAGGACGGCCGGCCAGGTCAGGGTCACAGACATGTGACGATGCTAGTGAAAACCTGCAAAGTCGCGTGGCGAGCGCAAAGAACCTCCAGAAACATCGGTCATAATGTGACGGTGACCAGTACCCCACTCGCCGCATCGCTCAGCGCCCCCACGATCAACAGACCCAACGTCGTCGCCGTCGGAACGATCGTGTGGCTTGGCAGCGAAGTGATGTTCTTCGCCGGACTGTTCGCCATCTACTTCACGCTGCGGTCGACCTCACCTGAGTTGTGGGCGATGGGCACCGAGAAGTTCGACGTCACCTTCGCGGCGGTGAACACGACGATCCTCGTGCTGTCGTCGGTGGCCTGCCAGTTCGGGGTGTTCGCGGCCGAGCGCCTGCAGCCGCGACGCAAGAGCTGGAAGATCACCGAGTGGGGCATGATCGAGTGGTTCTTCGTGACCTACGCGATGGGCGCGATCTTCGTCGTCGGCCAGATCTACGAGTACTCGCTCCTCACGAGCAAGTTTGTGTGGCTGAACTCTGATGCATTTGGCTCGGCCTTCTATCTGACCACCGGCTTCCACGGCCTGCACGTGGTTGGTGGGCTCATCGCCTTCCTCCTCGTGATCGGCCGCGCCTATGCCGTCAAGAACTTCACCCACCGGGACGCCACCAGCGCCATCGTCGTGTCGTACTACTGGCACTTCGTCGATGTCGTCTGGATCGGCCTGTTCCTCGTCATCTACGTCCTCCAGTAAGTAGCCCGATCAGCTCGTAACGCGACAGCAGACACCGAGAATCGAGACGCACCGCACCATGGCAATCACCTCACCCGCTTCCCCCCGACGCACCGGCCGTCGCCACCCGCTGGCGACCGCGGCCCTGTTGATCGTCGGCCTCCTCGCGACGGGCGGCGCCTACGCGCTCGCCACGAGCACGGCAACGGCCGAGACGCCGGCACACACGGCCGAGATGGTCGAGGAGGGCGGCAAGCTTTTCGCGGCGAACTGCGCCAGCTGCCACGGCATCCTCGCTGACGGCACGGCAGCTGGCCCCTCGCTCATCGGTGTGGGCGCCCTCGCGGTCGACTTCCAGGTGGGCACCGGCCGCATGCCGATGGCCGCCTCGGGCCCGCAGGCCGAGGTCAAGCCCGTGCAGTTCAGCCAGGAGCAGATCGACGCGATGGGCGCCTGGGTTGCTGAGCTGGCACCCGGACCCGCCATCCCCGCCGAGCGCTACTTCGCGGGTGACGGCGACGTCGCGAACGGCGCCGAGCTGTTCCGCATCAACTGCGCCATGTGCCACAACGTCGCCGGCGCGGGAGGCGCGCTGACCGAGGGCAAGTACGCCCCGGGACTTGCGAACATCGACCCGATTCACGTCTACGGCGCCATGGTGACCGGGCCGCAGAACATGCCGGTCTTCAGCGACATGAACCTCACCCCCGAAGAGAAGAACGACATCATCTCGTACCTCCGCTACATCGACGAAAACCCGTCGGTCGGTGGCTTTGACCTCGGCTCGCTCGGCCCCGTTTCGGAGGGTCTCTTCATCTGGATCTTCGGCCTCGGCGGCCTCGTCGCCGTGACCGTCTGGCTCACCGCGAAGTCGAACTGACGGATGCGCGCGATTAGGAAGGATCGATAATGGCCGACATCCACGACGACCGCGACGAGGCAGTAGCCCCGTCGACCGAGGTCGCCACGGTGGACGACCACAGTGCTGCGGCTCCCGCGACCGCAGTTGTGCGCGCAGACCGTATTCCGAACCCCGGCTTCCCGCCGCACCGCCCGCGCGTCACCGACCTCGACCCCAAGAAGGAGAAGCAGGCAGAGCGCACCATCAGCGCCCTCTTCCTGCTCTCGATCGTGGGCAGCGTGCTGGCTGTGGTTGCGTACTTCGCGTTCCCGATCGACCAGGCCAACCCCGGCTCGGTACGTCTCAACAACCTGTTCCTCGGGCTCGGCATCACCCTCGCCCTTCTCGGCGTCGGTATCGGCGCCGTGCACTGGTCGAAGGCCCTCATGCACAGCCATGAAGAGGTCGAGATGCGCCACCCAACGCGCGGCTCGGACGAGTCGCGCACAAAGGCCGTCGAGATCTTCAGCCAAGCCAACAAGGAGTCAGGCTTCACCCGCCGCCGCCTTGTGCGCAACACGCTCATCGGTGCCGTCGCCGTGATGCCGATTCCGGCCGTCGTCATGTTCCGCGACCTTGCCGGCGACGACGACCCGGTCGCGTTGCTGAAGCAGACCATGTGGGACGAGGGTGTGCGGCTCTGCCGCGACCCCTCCGGCACCCCGATCCGCGCCGCAGACGTCACCATCGGCTCGGCGTTCCACGTCATCCCCGAGGGACTCGCGGAACTCGAATACCACCGCATCGAGGAGAAGGCCAAGGCGGCCGTGCTGTTGATGCGCCTCCCCGTCGACGAGCTCAATGAAGACCCCGCGAAGGCCGACTGGTCGTACGACGGCATCGTCGCCTACTCAAAGATCTGCACGCACGTGGGTTGCCCCGTCGCGTTGTATGAACAGCAGACGCACCACCTGCTGTGCCCCTGCCACCAGTCCCAGTTTGACGTCGCGAACCACGCCGAGGTCATCTTCGGACCGGCGGCACGTCCTCTTCCCCAGCTCCCGATCACTGTGGACGATGAAGGATTCCTTGTCGCGCGTAGCGACTTCCCCGAACCTGTGGGTCCGAGCTTCTGGGAGATTGCGCGATGACCACGACCACTACCCCGCCGAGCGCTGGCACGACGACGCAGGTCCCGCCGAGCACCGGCATGCGGTTCACCGGATGGGCCGCGAACTACATTGACGAACGCACGAGCGCGTCGACCGCGGTCAAAACTCTGGGGCGCAAGATCTTCCCCGACCACTGGTCGTTCATGCTCGGTGAGGTCGCGCTCTACAGCTTCATCGTCATCCTGATCAGCGGAACGTTCCTGACGTTCTTCTTCGATCCGTCGATGACCGAGGTCGAGTACAGCGGGTCGTACGTGCCGCTGCAGGGCATTCCGATGTCGGTCGCCTACCACTCGGCTCTCGACATCTCGTTCGAGATTCGCGGCGGCCTCCTGATGCGTCAGGTGCACCACTGGGCGGCGCTGCTGTTCGTCGCCGCGATCGCGCTGCACATGCTGCGCGTGTTCTTCACCGGTGCGTTCCGCAAGCCCCGTGAGCTCAACTGGGTCATCGGCTTCCTGCTCTTCGTGATGGCGATGGCGCTGGGCTTCACCGGCTACTCGCTGCCCGACGACATGCTCTCGGGCAACGGCTTGCGCATCATCGACGGCATGATCAAGGCGGTTCCGCTCGTCGGAGTCTGGATCTCGTACCTCCTGTTTGGCGACGAGTTCCCCGGCACGCAGATCATCCAGCGCCTGTACATCCTGCACATCATGTTGCTCCCCGCGATCACCATCGCGCTGATCGGGGTGCACATGCTGCTGTTGATCGTCAACAAGCACACGCAGTTCGCAGCCCCCGGCCGCACCAACGACAATGTCGTGGGTGCCCCGGTCATGCCGACGTTCGCTGCGAAGGCCGGTGGATTCTTCTTCATCGTCTTCGGCACCATCGTCCTGATTGCCTCGCTGTTCACGATCAACCCGATCTGGAACTACGGTCCGTACGACCCCTCCCCCGTGACAGCGGGTACCCAGCCCGACTGGTACATCGGCTTCGCCGACGGTGCCCTCCGTCTGATGCCGCCGAACCTCGACTGGGTGATTTTCGGCTACACACTGCCGATGGGCGTTCTCATTCCCACCGTCGTGCTGGTCGTATTCCTCGCAGCGATTGCGGCGTACCCGTTCTTCGAGGCGTGGATCACGGGCGACAAGCGCGAGCACCACATCGCCGAGCGCCCCCGCAACGCCCCGGTTCGCACCGGAATCGGCGCCGCGGCGGTCGTCTTCTACTGCGGTATGTGGGCGGCGGCAAGCTCCGACCTCATCGCGACGCACTTCCGCGTCACACTCGAGGGCGTCATCCACACGCTGCAGTTCATCACCGTGGTGGGGCCGTTCATCGCCTACTGGATCACCAAGCGTGTATGCCTGGCGCTCCAGCGCAAGGACCGCGAGATGGCGCTGCACGGTTTCGAGACCGGCCGCATCGTCCGCCTCCCCGGAGGCGAGTACATCGAGGTGCACGAGCAGCTCGACGACTACGAGCGCTGGAAGCTGGTGGCGCACGACGAGTACCAGCCGCTGATGATCCGCCCCGACGACAACGGCCGCATCACGGTGCGCCAGCGCGTCCGTGCAGGCCTCTCCCGCTGGTTCTTCGAAGACCGCGTCGCACCCGTCACGCAGAGCGAGATCGAGGCGGAGAAGCACTAATCTCCGCAGACGACAGCGGCCCCGGTTCCACGCTCGGAACCGGGGCCGCTGTCGTTGTGCCGAGGCGACGCCGAACGCAGCTACTTGACGAGCAAAACCGTTCCTGCGGCGCGGTCGTGTAGCCCCCGGTGGTTCACATCGAAGAACACAGCGGGCAGCACAAGCACGAGCAGGGCAGTGCGCAGCACCGGGCGCCACAGTCCGACGCGGCCACCCGCCATTGGCACCACGTGCATCCCCAGAATCAGGTGACCGGGGCTGCCGCCCAGAAGTGCGGTCGAAACGATGTGCAGACCGGCGAAGACGGCCAGGGTGGCGAGCGGCTCGTAGGAGAAGAACGCGGCCGAAATGATGACGCTAAAGCCCCAATCGATCGCGATGCCCCCGATGCGGCGCCCCAGGCGGGCGACCGAGCGGGATCCGGACTCGGGGAGGCCGATGCGTTGCCCCGGCCAGTCGGGAAGTTCACTATCGGGGGTCACACGCCCAGTGTAGAAGCACCGGGGTGGGCGAATTCGGGGCGCGCGCAGAGCCTTTCCGGCTTCGCGGCGTACACTCGGTCCCGTGATCGACTTTGTCGACACGGGGCTAAGCGCCAACTCCGTGCCGTACTTGTCGGGTCTCGAACAGCAGCGTGCCCTGCACGCTGCTGTCGTCGAGGGCCGGGCGCCTGATTCTGTGATGCTGCTCGAGCACGAGAGCGTCTACACCGCCGGCAAACGCACCGCGCCGCACGAGCGACCGACGGACGGCACGCCCGTCGTCGACGTCGACCGCGGCGGCAAGATCACGTGGCACGGCCCGGGCCAACTCGTCGGGTACCCCATCCTGCGCCTCGCCGAACCGATCGACGTCGTCGGCTATGTTCGCCGCCTCGAAGGGATGCTCATCGCCGTCCTCGATGACGTGGGCGTCACGGGCGCCGAACGCGTCCCCGGACGCAGCGGCGTCTGGATGCGCGGCACGGACAAGATCGCGGCCATCGGCATCCGCGTCGCCTCGGGCGTCACCATGCACGGCTTCGCGCTGAACTGCTCGAACAGCTTCGAGGCCTACGACCGCATCATCGCGTGTGGCCTCAGCGACGCCGGTGTCACCTCCGTTAGTCGCGAGCTCGGCCGAACCGTGACCCCCGCCGAGGCGGCCGTCGCGGTGCGCGCCCGCTTTGAGGAGCACGTCTACGCGCACGTCGCGAGTTCCGCATCCACCCCTGAATCACATCCCACACCCTCTGGAGTTCTCGCATGACCGCACCCGTCGACGGCCGCAAGATGCTGCGCCTGGAGGTGCGCAATGCGCAGACTCCGATCGAGAAGAAGCCGGAGTGGATCAAGACGCGGGCCAAGATGGGCCCCGAATTCAGCGCGTTGCGCTCCCTCGTCGGCGACAAGCAGCTGCACACTGTCTGCCAGGAGGCCGGCTGCCCCAACATCTACGAGTGCTGGGAAGACCGCGAGGCCACATTCCTCATCGGGGGAAGCCAGTGCACCCGGCGGTGCGACTTCTGTCAGATCGATACCGGGAAGCCGGCCGACTACGACACGGATGAGCCACGTCGCGTCGCCGAGAGCGTGCGCGAAATGAACCTGCGTTACGCCACGGTGACCGGCGTCGCGCGTGACGACCT
The sequence above is a segment of the Microcella alkaliphila genome. Coding sequences within it:
- a CDS encoding cytochrome c; the encoded protein is MAITSPASPRRTGRRHPLATAALLIVGLLATGGAYALATSTATAETPAHTAEMVEEGGKLFAANCASCHGILADGTAAGPSLIGVGALAVDFQVGTGRMPMAASGPQAEVKPVQFSQEQIDAMGAWVAELAPGPAIPAERYFAGDGDVANGAELFRINCAMCHNVAGAGGALTEGKYAPGLANIDPIHVYGAMVTGPQNMPVFSDMNLTPEEKNDIISYLRYIDENPSVGGFDLGSLGPVSEGLFIWIFGLGGLVAVTVWLTAKSN
- a CDS encoding ubiquinol-cytochrome c reductase iron-sulfur subunit, which codes for MADIHDDRDEAVAPSTEVATVDDHSAAAPATAVVRADRIPNPGFPPHRPRVTDLDPKKEKQAERTISALFLLSIVGSVLAVVAYFAFPIDQANPGSVRLNNLFLGLGITLALLGVGIGAVHWSKALMHSHEEVEMRHPTRGSDESRTKAVEIFSQANKESGFTRRRLVRNTLIGAVAVMPIPAVVMFRDLAGDDDPVALLKQTMWDEGVRLCRDPSGTPIRAADVTIGSAFHVIPEGLAELEYHRIEEKAKAAVLLMRLPVDELNEDPAKADWSYDGIVAYSKICTHVGCPVALYEQQTHHLLCPCHQSQFDVANHAEVIFGPAARPLPQLPITVDDEGFLVARSDFPEPVGPSFWEIAR
- a CDS encoding cytochrome c oxidase subunit 3 — translated: MTSTPLAASLSAPTINRPNVVAVGTIVWLGSEVMFFAGLFAIYFTLRSTSPELWAMGTEKFDVTFAAVNTTILVLSSVACQFGVFAAERLQPRRKSWKITEWGMIEWFFVTYAMGAIFVVGQIYEYSLLTSKFVWLNSDAFGSAFYLTTGFHGLHVVGGLIAFLLVIGRAYAVKNFTHRDATSAIVVSYYWHFVDVVWIGLFLVIYVLQ
- the lipB gene encoding lipoyl(octanoyl) transferase LipB, which produces MIDFVDTGLSANSVPYLSGLEQQRALHAAVVEGRAPDSVMLLEHESVYTAGKRTAPHERPTDGTPVVDVDRGGKITWHGPGQLVGYPILRLAEPIDVVGYVRRLEGMLIAVLDDVGVTGAERVPGRSGVWMRGTDKIAAIGIRVASGVTMHGFALNCSNSFEAYDRIIACGLSDAGVTSVSRELGRTVTPAEAAVAVRARFEEHVYAHVASSASTPESHPTPSGVLA
- a CDS encoding RDD family protein encodes the protein MTPDSELPDWPGQRIGLPESGSRSVARLGRRIGGIAIDWGFSVIISAAFFSYEPLATLAVFAGLHIVSTALLGGSPGHLILGMHVVPMAGGRVGLWRPVLRTALLVLVLPAVFFDVNHRGLHDRAAGTVLLVK
- a CDS encoding cytochrome b, which produces MTTTTTPPSAGTTTQVPPSTGMRFTGWAANYIDERTSASTAVKTLGRKIFPDHWSFMLGEVALYSFIVILISGTFLTFFFDPSMTEVEYSGSYVPLQGIPMSVAYHSALDISFEIRGGLLMRQVHHWAALLFVAAIALHMLRVFFTGAFRKPRELNWVIGFLLFVMAMALGFTGYSLPDDMLSGNGLRIIDGMIKAVPLVGVWISYLLFGDEFPGTQIIQRLYILHIMLLPAITIALIGVHMLLLIVNKHTQFAAPGRTNDNVVGAPVMPTFAAKAGGFFFIVFGTIVLIASLFTINPIWNYGPYDPSPVTAGTQPDWYIGFADGALRLMPPNLDWVIFGYTLPMGVLIPTVVLVVFLAAIAAYPFFEAWITGDKREHHIAERPRNAPVRTGIGAAAVVFYCGMWAAASSDLIATHFRVTLEGVIHTLQFITVVGPFIAYWITKRVCLALQRKDREMALHGFETGRIVRLPGGEYIEVHEQLDDYERWKLVAHDEYQPLMIRPDDNGRITVRQRVRAGLSRWFFEDRVAPVTQSEIEAEKH